Genomic DNA from uncultured Methanospirillum sp.:
TTCCGGGGAGCAAACCTGACCGGAGCTGATGTCAGGCAGGTAAAAAGAGGCTAGTTTATTTTAGGATCTTGTAGAGCGTCGAACGCTCTTTGAGTTCACGCCCGATATCTGCACAGATATACGCCATCTCTTCAGGTTCAAAGATATCAGAGAGATCTGCACCGGCATCACCGGTAACATCATCGATGTACATGGTGCCTGAGAGATCGTCTGCTCCGGCAAGCAGACCGAGTTGACTCATTTTTATACCGATCTTCGGCCATGAGACCTGGATATGATCGATGTTATCAAGGTATAGCCGGCAGACTGCGGTCGTCACCAGGTCGTCCCTTCCTGTCGGGCCGAACCTGACTGTCCCTTTCTGGTAGAGCGGGGTCCTGCTATGGATATAGGAGAGGAGAACCATCTCGGAGAACCCTCCTGTATCATCCTGAATGCGGCGGATAAGATCGAGGTGTGCAGCCCTCTCCTGCGGAGTCTCGGTTGACCCATACATGATCGTCGCAGAGCTGGTGAGTCCGAGCCGGTGAGCCTCCCTGATGATCTCCTCCCACCGTGCAGTTCTCACTTTTGCCGGACAGATGACATCCCTGACCTCATCCACGAGAACTTCTGCTGCAGTTCCCTGCATACTTCCAAGGCCGCCCTCTTTGAGGGCACTGATGACCTTTGCAGGTTCCAGGTTTTCTTTCCGTGCTATCCAGTCAACCTCATCAGGAGAGTAGGCATGGATGTGAACATCTGGGAAGATCTCGTGTGCCCACTCCAGAAACGAGAGGTAGTTCTGAAGCCTGAAGTCAGGGTGAACACCGGAGAGGAAACAGATCTCAGTAACTCCCCGTGCTTTTGCCTCACGGACCTGTGCCTGTATCTCATCCCTGCCGAAGAGGTACGCATCAGGATCACCTTTTTTTCTGCCAAACCCGCAGAATCCGCAGAGGTTTTTACATATGTTGGTGATATGGACGTTCTGGTTGCGCACAAACGTGACAGTGTTGCCTACCTTCTTCTCCCTCATCTCATCTGCTGCAGCAAAGAGTTGATAGAGATCCCGTCCGGTAACTGACAGAAGATATGCACCTTCTTCTGGTGTGAGCCGGTGACCGGCAAGCGTGTCTGAAAGGAGTGTCTGTAGTTTCATGCTCATCGTTACTTCTTTTTTGTCTGGGTCACAGCCGGGTCACTGGAGGACTTGCGCCGAGTATAGAGTTCCTGAAGGATCATGAGGACTATCACGATGACAATGACAGGTCCGATGTTCAAAGGAAGGTACCCGACGTACGGCACAGAGTACACAGCCTTCCCTATGATCCATTCCTTCTTAACCGGCTGGATGGCAGAGCCCGTTCCCCGGTAGTTGTCCCCGAATCCGGTTTGATCGATGACCGGGTTGTTGTCGCCCTTGGTGATGTACCCGTCATGGGGGGCCACATACTGCTTCGTCTCGATCTGGCCGGTTGCCTTGTTCATCTCCCGGTATGTGATATTTGTCTGCCCGGCGGGAGCCCAGTAGAGGGCCCGGTGGATGATCGGGTGAAGGTCAGTGTTCCCGTTCGGACGGTAGATGATAACATCACCAGGCATGCCGTACTTCTGGTACCCCGAGGCCTCGCCTTCAGCCATACTCTGAAGGGGACTGAGCCGGTCAGCGGCAACCACGAGAACAAGATCGCCGACGTTCATATGGGGGACCATGCTCTCTGACTCGATGGTAACAATAGCAGGCCAGGTCCCACAACCCAGAAAGAGGATGGCAACGATGATACCAACAGTAACCAGAACAGAGGCGATTTCACGGACTGCAGAGGGAATCTGCTCTTCACTCTTCCAGAAATCAGATATTAAGGCTTTTATTGGCTTTTTTTCGGACTTTGCTGCCATGGTGTAAGTATGTAGGTTCCCTCTGAGAAATATTAATACTGAACTGCCATACTGCCATGCCGGGAGACCTTCAGGGAGAGATAAATCGTCCGGACAGCAGTGTCTCAAATATGTTGATCCCTTTTCAGAGCCCATGTATAGTACCGTGAGTCTGCCGTCTACACTCGGTTCTGTCCAGGTGACCGATCCGCTGCCACATTCCAGGAGGGATGAGTATTAACTCATCCGCCATCGTGGAGCGGTTCCTGGACAACCGGCTCCAGGTTCATCCCGATGTGGTCAGGTATATCAGGGAGCAGAACGACGACAGTCTCATCGACCTTATCATCTCTGCACTTCCGAATGACTGCCTGGTTGTCTCCGGCCGGCACCTGCCAGGAACCACGCCGGCACGGGACGGAATACGGTTTTTAGGAGATCCTTCCCTTGAGGTGATTGCAGGAAGAAAGGGTTCCTGCAAACCGGCAGGAAGGGTGGAGGATTATGTCACATACTTTCATGACCGGTACACCAGGCTCTCAGGGATGGTCAGGGGGAGATGCAGTCCGATCCCTATCGAAGCATTGAAACGAAACTCGCGGTACAAATCAGAAGAGTTCGCCATCACCGGGATGGTGGTCGAAGCCCGGAGTACGGGAAAAGGGCACCGCCTGATCGAGATAGAGGATCCGACCGGATTTATCAATATTCTCTTTAACAAGGATCGCGATGACTTTGAAGAGGCAGAGAAGATCGTGCCTGACGAGGTGATCGGGGTAAGGGGCACCCTTTCACCTGAAGGGACCCTCATGTTTGCGGATCAACTCTTCAGGCCTGATATCCCGTTCACCTACTCCCCGTACATGAGTGACAAGCCCGGGTACGCAGCCCTGATATCTGACATTCACGTAGGGTCAGACACATTTCTTGAAGAGGCATGGGGGCGGTTCTCTGACTGGCTGAAAGAGAGCGACATATCATACCTGTTGGTAGCTGGAGACCTGGTGGACGGGATCGGTATCTACCCTGGGCAGGATAAGGAACTGACCATCCCAAACATCTACGGGCAGTATGAAGCGCTCGGAAAGATGTTCTCCCAGCTCCCGTCCCGGCTGCAGATCGTGCTAGCTCCCGGTAACCACGACGTGGTGCGGGGAGCCGAACCCCAGCCGGTGATTCCTGAGAAGTTCATCGGCTCATTCCCTTCAAACTGTGTATGGGTTGAGAATCCGGCACTTGTCAACCTCCAGGGTGTCAGGGTTCTGATGTATCACGGGAGGTCATTCGATGATCTCATCGGGGTGATACCGGGTGCCAGCTATGAAAAGGCACATGATGTGATCCCTGAGATGCTCAAGCGACGGCACCTTGCCCCGTGTTATGGAAAGAGAACACCGATAGCTGCCGACACGGTCGACCGGCTCGTCATTGATCCGATCCCCGAGGTTGTCCACTGCGGCCATGTTCATATCACCGGCATCACCCGATATAGGGGAGTGCTGGCAATCAATGCCGGGACATGGCAGAGTCAGACCGCATTTCAGAAGCAGATGAATATTCAGCCGACACCTGCACAGGCAGTCATCCTGAACCTTCAGACCCTCAAGCCGGAGGTTTATGACTTCAGTGAAGGGATGCCTGAACCGATGAGAGCCGGTTGACAGGGCACAAAAAATCTTTTCCCTATTCATGTCCGGTGCTGTTAACCGCCTCTTCCTTGAGATACCAGTCAACAAGCACTTTGTCAGCCTTCTTCTCCCACGCGATGAGTTCAGAGTCTCCAGGGTAGAACCTGAATGCCTCGGCGATTGCGGAGGCGGCCTCCGGATACCGCTCCAGGGCAAGAAGGACCTCGCTGTACCCTCTCCATGCCCGGCCAGACGTATCATCGATCCTGAGCGAGCGTTGATAGAGGTCTTCAGCCTTATTGTCCTGCCCCTGCATATGGTAGGCTTCTGCAAGATGTGAGAGGACCTCGGGATCTCTGGAGAGGTACTCTGCTGCCTGCTCCAGGTATCCGGTAGCCTCCTCAACCTTCCCTTCGGAGAGCAGAATGCACCCGAGTGTATCCATGGCCCCAGGATTCCCAGGATGCTGTCTGAGTACCTCTTCAGCGAGTGTACGGCCTTCACTTCCTCGTCCGCTCAGATACAGGGCATACGCCTTAGCATTGAGTAGTTGTGGATCATCAGGAGTTGAGGCCAGCGGATGCTCAAGGGCGTCTATCGCTTCATCGTACCTGCCAAGCCGGGTGTTCAGGTATGCGACCGTCACCCAGATACCGGGATCACTCTGGTTCAGGGAGGCTGCATTACTGACAAAATCAAGAGCCTCCTCGTACTTTCCAAGTGAGGCAGCCGCATCTCCCAGCGAGGCAGAGGCGTCGGGATCGCTCGGAAGAGCCAGGTATGCCTCTTGCAGATATGGGAGTGATGCAGTTACATTTCCATCTCTGATCAGGATTGTACCCATAAGCAGGGAGAGACGGGGATCAAGGGGCCCTTCGGCTTCCTCTTTTCTGATAAGCGAGGCCGCCTCTTCACCCTTGTCAAGAGCTATCAGGGCTTCTGATCTGATTCGCACATCCTCGGTCCTGTTCAGGTCAGATGAGTTGTCAAGGATCTCCAGGGCCTCTTTTGGATTGCCAGTATTCACCGCTGCCTCAGCCCTGATCGCTGATACCTCGCTGGTTCCTGTAGAGGTGAGATTATACCGGTTCACCCCGTTCACAACCTCGTCCCATCGTGAGAGAGCTGCTAGTGCCCTGAGCCTCCCGATCATCGCACCCTGATCATCAGGACTGGCAGAAAGGGCCTCATCATACCACCGGATCGCACGCTGATACTCTCCGTTGTAATAGGCATCATCAGCCTGGGAGAGAGGATCTGTTGCAGCCTGAACCAGGGCGGGAGTGATCAGAATGAACAGGAGAACTACCGGGAAGAGGAGACGACTTATCATAACCTGAGGAGATATCAGGGTGCGGATATGAAAGGATTTCCGGCATCAGGGACATGACGATAAGGATGTCCTCCTGACTTGTGGTTATATGATATGAGAAAAAGGTGTTGAATGCAACCGGATCTGTTACAAGCTACGGGTACGTCTTGAGATCTCGGCCACGGCCTCCATGATCCTGATCGCACCCGGAACATCTGCAAGACGAAGCCCGCAGCTCGGGGTGATAATAGCCTGTGCATCAAAGCATTCATGCCCAACTACGGGTTTCAGATCATTTCTGATCGAGAGATACCGTTGCCAGAGAGTCTCGGTTGTCTCAAGGTTAAACTTGTCAAGTTCTGCAGGAACGATCCCCCACGCAATAATTCCTCCGGCCTCAAGATATGTTTTGATCTGATCCCTGTAGAGAAGGAACTCTTTGGCAGTGCCGTATGCATCGAGCGAGATCACTGCAGGATTTTGGGACATG
This window encodes:
- a CDS encoding S26 family signal peptidase, translating into MGSEKGSTYLRHCCPDDLSLPEGLPAWQYGSSVLIFLRGNLHTYTMAAKSEKKPIKALISDFWKSEEQIPSAVREIASVLVTVGIIVAILFLGCGTWPAIVTIESESMVPHMNVGDLVLVVAADRLSPLQSMAEGEASGYQKYGMPGDVIIYRPNGNTDLHPIIHRALYWAPAGQTNITYREMNKATGQIETKQYVAPHDGYITKGDNNPVIDQTGFGDNYRGTGSAIQPVKKEWIIGKAVYSVPYVGYLPLNIGPVIVIVIVLMILQELYTRRKSSSDPAVTQTKKK
- a CDS encoding DNA-directed DNA polymerase II small subunit; the protein is MSINSSAIVERFLDNRLQVHPDVVRYIREQNDDSLIDLIISALPNDCLVVSGRHLPGTTPARDGIRFLGDPSLEVIAGRKGSCKPAGRVEDYVTYFHDRYTRLSGMVRGRCSPIPIEALKRNSRYKSEEFAITGMVVEARSTGKGHRLIEIEDPTGFINILFNKDRDDFEEAEKIVPDEVIGVRGTLSPEGTLMFADQLFRPDIPFTYSPYMSDKPGYAALISDIHVGSDTFLEEAWGRFSDWLKESDISYLLVAGDLVDGIGIYPGQDKELTIPNIYGQYEALGKMFSQLPSRLQIVLAPGNHDVVRGAEPQPVIPEKFIGSFPSNCVWVENPALVNLQGVRVLMYHGRSFDDLIGVIPGASYEKAHDVIPEMLKRRHLAPCYGKRTPIAADTVDRLVIDPIPEVVHCGHVHITGITRYRGVLAINAGTWQSQTAFQKQMNIQPTPAQAVILNLQTLKPEVYDFSEGMPEPMRAG
- a CDS encoding tetratricopeptide repeat protein, translating into MISRLLFPVVLLFILITPALVQAATDPLSQADDAYYNGEYQRAIRWYDEALSASPDDQGAMIGRLRALAALSRWDEVVNGVNRYNLTSTGTSEVSAIRAEAAVNTGNPKEALEILDNSSDLNRTEDVRIRSEALIALDKGEEAASLIRKEEAEGPLDPRLSLLMGTILIRDGNVTASLPYLQEAYLALPSDPDASASLGDAAASLGKYEEALDFVSNAASLNQSDPGIWVTVAYLNTRLGRYDEAIDALEHPLASTPDDPQLLNAKAYALYLSGRGSEGRTLAEEVLRQHPGNPGAMDTLGCILLSEGKVEEATGYLEQAAEYLSRDPEVLSHLAEAYHMQGQDNKAEDLYQRSLRIDDTSGRAWRGYSEVLLALERYPEAASAIAEAFRFYPGDSELIAWEKKADKVLVDWYLKEEAVNSTGHE
- the cofH gene encoding 5-amino-6-(D-ribitylamino)uracil--L-tyrosine 4-hydroxyphenyl transferase CofH; the protein is MKLQTLLSDTLAGHRLTPEEGAYLLSVTGRDLYQLFAAADEMREKKVGNTVTFVRNQNVHITNICKNLCGFCGFGRKKGDPDAYLFGRDEIQAQVREAKARGVTEICFLSGVHPDFRLQNYLSFLEWAHEIFPDVHIHAYSPDEVDWIARKENLEPAKVISALKEGGLGSMQGTAAEVLVDEVRDVICPAKVRTARWEEIIREAHRLGLTSSATIMYGSTETPQERAAHLDLIRRIQDDTGGFSEMVLLSYIHSRTPLYQKGTVRFGPTGRDDLVTTAVCRLYLDNIDHIQVSWPKIGIKMSQLGLLAGADDLSGTMYIDDVTGDAGADLSDIFEPEEMAYICADIGRELKERSTLYKILK